From the genome of Streptomyces sp. V1I1, one region includes:
- a CDS encoding TetR/AcrR family transcriptional regulator gives MAERTRETRERILAAACEVIAEVGFEKIRMRMVAEHAGVSTALLHYHFENREKLFSEAMTYSFAQTTGVELERMPTRFPPRSSWRAS, from the coding sequence ATGGCAGAACGCACGCGCGAAACACGTGAGCGGATTCTCGCCGCGGCGTGCGAGGTGATCGCCGAGGTCGGCTTCGAGAAGATCCGTATGCGCATGGTCGCGGAGCACGCAGGCGTCTCGACGGCACTGCTCCACTATCACTTCGAGAACCGCGAGAAGCTCTTCTCGGAAGCGATGACGTACTCCTTCGCCCAGACGACAGGCGTCGAGCTCGAGCGGATGCCCACGCGGTTCCCGCCTCGCTCGTCCTGGCGCGCATCCTGA
- a CDS encoding TetR family transcriptional regulator C-terminal domain-containing protein, producing MNSLLPTDPELRQDWRLWQELWVRALRDGTAQHLAIDLYDQLHTWVGQAIKRGIDSGEFADCDVDATSTLLLALCDGFGIRLMLGDPKVGLDGAQAAIWGAIAPTVGVPPEFPTM from the coding sequence CTGAACAGCCTCCTCCCGACGGACCCTGAGCTACGGCAGGACTGGAGGCTCTGGCAGGAGCTGTGGGTGCGGGCCCTGCGCGACGGAACCGCGCAGCACCTCGCCATCGATCTCTACGACCAGCTTCACACCTGGGTCGGCCAGGCGATCAAGCGCGGCATCGACTCCGGGGAATTCGCCGACTGCGACGTCGACGCCACGAGCACGCTGCTGCTCGCCCTGTGCGACGGGTTCGGCATCCGCCTGATGCTGGGTGACCCAAAGGTCGGTCTGGACGGGGCTCAGGCCGCAATCTGGGGGGCAATCGCTCCCACAGTCGGGGTGCCGCCGGAGTTTCCCACGATGTGA
- a CDS encoding glutamate-cysteine ligase family protein gives MGRDVPALVFTRDDRRQYRNKMQNCLDAFAQMLSEERFELERPQVGLEIELNLVDAAGEPTMRSTDILEAIADSAWSSELGRFNLEINIPPRRLTAGGPDAWEKEIRNALNHAEQRAAAAGAHLIMIGILPTLQQTDVGEAALSENPRYRLLNEQIFAARGEDLQISVDGVDRLRTYADTITPEAACTSTQFHLQVSPDEFADYWNAAQAITGVQVALAANSPFLFGKELWRETRIPLFEQATDTRPAEIKVQGVRPRVWFGERWITSVFDLFEENLRYYPALLPLCDEEDPQERLDGGGVPALAELTLHNGTIYRWNRPIYDVAHGKPHLRVENRVLPAGPTVADVLANGAFYYGLTRALVDEERTVWSRMSFSAAEDNLHAGARHGIDARLYWPGMGEVPVAELVLRRLLPMAHRGLELSGMDAAWREPLLGIIEQRCVTGRNGAVWQAEMFHHIVDTSHVDNHEALRRMTRQYMEYMHLNAPAHTWPVD, from the coding sequence ATGGGACGAGATGTCCCGGCACTGGTGTTCACCCGTGATGACCGCCGCCAGTACCGGAACAAGATGCAGAATTGCCTCGATGCGTTCGCGCAGATGCTGAGTGAGGAACGTTTCGAGCTGGAGCGGCCCCAGGTGGGTCTGGAGATCGAGCTCAACTTGGTGGACGCGGCCGGAGAGCCGACGATGCGGAGCACCGACATACTCGAGGCGATCGCGGATTCCGCCTGGTCGAGTGAGCTGGGCCGGTTCAACCTGGAGATCAACATCCCACCGCGACGGCTGACGGCTGGTGGTCCCGATGCGTGGGAGAAGGAGATCAGGAACGCGCTCAACCATGCCGAGCAGCGTGCCGCGGCAGCGGGGGCGCATCTGATCATGATTGGGATCCTGCCGACGCTGCAGCAGACGGATGTCGGTGAGGCGGCACTGTCGGAGAACCCACGGTACCGGCTGCTGAACGAGCAGATATTCGCGGCCCGGGGTGAGGATCTGCAGATCTCGGTGGACGGGGTGGACAGACTGCGGACCTACGCCGACACCATCACTCCCGAGGCGGCGTGCACCAGCACCCAGTTCCATCTTCAGGTCTCGCCGGACGAGTTCGCGGACTACTGGAACGCGGCGCAGGCGATCACAGGCGTGCAGGTGGCCCTGGCGGCGAACTCGCCCTTCCTGTTCGGCAAGGAGCTCTGGCGCGAGACCCGTATCCCCCTCTTCGAGCAGGCCACCGACACCCGCCCGGCGGAGATCAAGGTGCAGGGCGTGCGGCCCCGGGTGTGGTTCGGCGAGCGGTGGATCACGAGCGTCTTCGATCTCTTCGAAGAGAACCTGCGCTACTACCCCGCGCTGCTGCCGCTGTGCGACGAGGAGGATCCGCAGGAGAGGCTCGACGGCGGCGGCGTCCCCGCACTGGCCGAACTCACTCTGCACAACGGCACGATCTACCGGTGGAACCGCCCAATCTACGACGTCGCCCACGGCAAACCACATCTGCGGGTGGAGAACCGAGTGCTGCCTGCCGGCCCCACGGTGGCCGACGTCCTCGCCAACGGCGCCTTCTACTACGGGCTGACGCGCGCCCTGGTCGACGAGGAACGGACGGTCTGGTCACGGATGTCGTTCTCGGCCGCAGAGGACAATCTGCACGCCGGGGCACGACACGGAATCGACGCGCGACTGTACTGGCCCGGGATGGGCGAGGTGCCGGTCGCCGAACTCGTACTGCGACGCCTGCTGCCCATGGCACACCGCGGGCTGGAGCTCTCGGGCATGGACGCGGCATGGCGGGAGCCGCTGCTGGGCATCATCGAGCAGCGGTGCGTCACGGGCCGCAACGGCGCGGTGTGGCAGGCAGAGATGTTCCACCACATCGTTGACACCAGCCATGTCGACAACCACGAAGCACTGCGCCGGATGACACGGCAGTACATGGAATACATGCATCTCAACGCCCCGGCACACACCTGGCCCGTCGACTGA
- a CDS encoding GMC family oxidoreductase, protein MSLDGLVAALIADDGTADWPARVPGRLETVIGSMPSPARAGVRAAAGAIDAYAVARTGRRLAALTAAKREAVLGSLGARPSLLPLLDVLKVPVLLAAGTERMLEHGIRTHELTRQDSPLDCTPSRQWPARTTADAVVIGSGAGGAMAARTLARGGLRVVVLEEGQHHSTASFGRRTPLDRFAELYRDGGATVAVGSPPLLLPVGRAVGGTTVVNSGTCYRTPDHVLTRWTGDFGFSPAERFGPYLDEVERTLRAATQPLDVLGNNGRLALAGAERLGWRAAPLRRNAAGCKGSCQCVVGCPTGAKQSVQLSVLPDACAARARIVTGATARRVLVDADRPGGPRAAGVLVRRQDGGEFEILAPLVVIAAGALQSPPLLRRSGLGGHPRLGRNLSVHPATSVAGRFAEPVTAWEGVLQSVGVEELHHDGVLIEATATPPGIGSFVLPGLGSELRRELESADRLATLGAMIADRPSGRVLGRERTLLRYDLDRRDGGRLMRAVRAMGQVLFAAGAEEVLTGIPTAPRARSLTELDEILAHVGPGRLHLSAYHPTGTVSAGADAQRFPADPFGRLRGVHGVLIADASVLPGCPEVNPQLSIMAAALAVAEGHLEACS, encoded by the coding sequence ATGAGTCTCGACGGTCTGGTGGCCGCGCTCATCGCCGACGACGGCACCGCTGACTGGCCCGCCCGGGTCCCCGGCAGGCTGGAGACCGTCATCGGCTCGATGCCGTCCCCCGCGCGTGCCGGGGTGCGGGCGGCGGCGGGCGCCATCGACGCGTACGCCGTGGCCCGGACCGGGCGCAGGCTGGCCGCCCTCACCGCCGCGAAGCGAGAGGCCGTGCTCGGCTCCCTCGGCGCGCGCCCCTCGCTCCTGCCGCTCCTCGACGTACTCAAAGTGCCCGTCCTGCTCGCTGCCGGAACCGAGCGCATGCTCGAACACGGCATACGTACACACGAGTTGACGCGCCAGGATTCCCCACTCGACTGCACGCCGTCCCGCCAGTGGCCGGCGCGCACCACCGCGGACGCGGTGGTCATCGGCTCCGGAGCGGGGGGTGCCATGGCCGCGCGGACCCTGGCCCGGGGCGGTCTCCGCGTTGTCGTACTGGAGGAAGGGCAGCACCACTCCACGGCGTCGTTCGGGCGGCGCACCCCGCTCGACCGGTTCGCCGAGCTCTACCGGGACGGCGGGGCAACCGTCGCCGTGGGCAGTCCGCCGCTTCTGCTTCCGGTGGGCCGGGCTGTCGGCGGCACCACAGTCGTCAACTCCGGGACCTGCTACCGCACTCCGGACCATGTGCTGACGCGCTGGACCGGCGACTTCGGCTTCTCGCCCGCCGAGCGCTTCGGCCCGTACCTCGACGAGGTCGAACGCACGCTGCGGGCGGCCACCCAGCCGCTGGACGTCCTCGGGAACAACGGCCGTCTCGCGCTCGCCGGGGCCGAACGTCTCGGCTGGCGGGCCGCGCCCCTGCGCCGCAACGCGGCCGGCTGCAAGGGGTCCTGCCAGTGCGTGGTGGGCTGTCCGACCGGCGCCAAGCAGAGCGTGCAGCTGTCGGTGCTGCCCGATGCCTGCGCCGCGCGAGCCCGCATCGTCACCGGCGCCACGGCGCGGCGTGTCCTGGTGGACGCAGACCGCCCGGGGGGTCCGCGCGCGGCGGGAGTCCTCGTACGAAGGCAGGACGGCGGCGAATTCGAGATCCTCGCACCACTGGTCGTCATCGCAGCGGGCGCCCTGCAGTCGCCGCCCCTGCTGCGCCGCTCCGGCCTCGGCGGGCACCCGCGGCTCGGCCGCAATCTCAGCGTCCATCCGGCGACCAGCGTCGCCGGCCGCTTCGCCGAGCCGGTCACCGCCTGGGAGGGAGTGCTGCAGAGCGTCGGCGTCGAGGAACTGCACCACGACGGGGTACTGATCGAGGCCACCGCGACCCCGCCGGGAATTGGGTCCTTCGTACTGCCGGGCCTGGGCAGCGAGTTGCGGCGGGAACTGGAGAGCGCCGACCGGCTTGCCACCCTCGGCGCGATGATCGCCGACCGTCCGTCCGGCCGTGTGCTGGGCAGGGAGCGGACCCTGCTCCGCTACGACCTGGACCGGCGCGACGGTGGCCGATTGATGCGCGCCGTACGCGCCATGGGCCAAGTCCTCTTCGCGGCGGGCGCGGAGGAGGTCCTCACCGGCATCCCCACCGCGCCCCGCGCCCGCTCGCTGACCGAACTGGACGAGATCCTCGCGCACGTGGGCCCGGGCCGGCTGCACCTGTCCGCGTACCACCCCACGGGCACGGTGTCCGCCGGTGCCGACGCGCAGCGCTTCCCCGCCGACCCCTTCGGGCGGCTGCGCGGCGTGCACGGGGTGCTGATCGCGGACGCATCGGTGCTGCCGGGCTGCCCCGAGGTCAATCCGCAGCTGAGCATCATGGCTGCGGCACTGGCGGTCGCCGAGGGCCACTTGGAGGCGTGCTCGTAG
- a CDS encoding FadR/GntR family transcriptional regulator, with the protein MEALPRETIVDVLETRLREDILAGRHPAGSYLPPERRLADGYGVTRTTLKHAFGRLVQAGLLETRHGVGTRVRDYARLGGADLLPMLVRHSPDWVREIFEVRRSIGALIAERAAARATEEQRAELRGLLAAVRVAEGGDAVQLADIEVHRALARATGNRVYVLLTNTLFNAYAPVRAALVGPFNSRDAAHARLEPVVEAVAAGDQAAARRAADAYLTATERIMLEGLA; encoded by the coding sequence ATGGAGGCGCTGCCCCGCGAGACCATCGTCGATGTCCTGGAAACCCGCTTGCGCGAGGACATCCTCGCCGGGCGGCATCCGGCAGGCAGCTATCTGCCGCCGGAGCGCCGACTCGCCGACGGATACGGCGTCACCCGCACCACCCTCAAGCACGCTTTCGGCCGCCTCGTCCAGGCCGGACTGCTGGAGACACGGCACGGAGTGGGCACCCGGGTGCGCGACTATGCGCGGCTCGGTGGGGCCGATCTGCTGCCCATGCTGGTAAGGCACAGCCCGGACTGGGTGCGCGAGATCTTCGAAGTGCGGCGCAGCATCGGCGCGTTGATTGCCGAGCGGGCAGCGGCGCGCGCCACCGAGGAACAGCGTGCCGAGCTGCGTGGCCTGCTGGCGGCGGTACGGGTGGCCGAGGGCGGGGACGCAGTGCAGCTGGCCGACATCGAGGTGCACCGGGCGCTGGCCCGTGCCACCGGGAATCGTGTCTACGTACTGCTGACCAACACCCTCTTCAACGCCTACGCGCCGGTGCGGGCCGCCCTCGTGGGCCCGTTCAACAGCCGCGATGCCGCACACGCCAGGCTGGAACCGGTGGTCGAAGCCGTGGCGGCGGGCGACCAGGCAGCTGCGAGGCGGGCAGCCGATGCGTATCTGACGGCGACGGAGCGGATCATGCTGGAGGGCCTCGCATGA
- a CDS encoding SpoIIE family protein phosphatase, which produces MSAWKAAKSADFRGPLDVTRAATVVLDAQDTVIGWGPAAEDLLGYPPHEIIGKHLDTFLPPRQDSGFTAAQAAEPTMGPRLSGSDIRVARHRDGHELLLATAVSPLTGSGTAARVLVAAELEHLRLWESGLALLEGLATQSPVGLAIYDTDLRLTWCNAAYEREIGQPFAEFRGMRADELYSEGRFLTEGYPDTLDAVMHYVIDTGEPILDLHFRGQPPSEPGTDHLWSCSYYRLQDADGHVFGVCEDAFDITDRYEAQKRLALLVEAGRGIGNSLDMIVTAEEVTDVAVPGFASTVTVDLAREVREGDVLGTGAPGRTDLVRVASRSATANGGAGGPGESRPPSPVDYPPGSPQYRSLSSGGLVLVDDTLVVPLRAGGNMLGLVTFHRGAPSATFDSGEVALADELTTRTAVCIDNARRFTRERTASIVLQRQLLPQHLPQPSAVDLAHRYLPTDDVTGVGGDWFDVIALSGTRVGLVVGDVVGHGLQAAATMGRLRTTVRALAQLDLAPDELLKRLDDLVGQSAEDQSDAAGTPADPHMDDATGATCLYAVYDPVSRRCTMARAGHLPPAIVDPDGRLSFPDLPAGPPLGLGGLPFESMELELPVGSLVALFTDGLVEARDRDIDQGLDVLGRVLSDRRGSLEDVCDRAVSELLPDGTTADDTALLLVRTRELDAAQVAAWDLPAEPVAVGHARELAIGKLREWDLEEMSFSTELVVSELVTNAVRHADGPLLLRLIRDRTLVCEVADTGHTSPHLRHSADDDEGGRGLFIVAQLVHRWGTRYTESGKTIWTELAFPSA; this is translated from the coding sequence ATGAGCGCGTGGAAGGCGGCCAAGAGCGCCGATTTCCGTGGTCCGCTCGACGTCACCAGGGCTGCCACGGTGGTTCTCGACGCCCAGGACACGGTCATCGGCTGGGGGCCCGCGGCCGAGGATCTCCTCGGCTATCCGCCGCACGAGATCATCGGGAAGCACCTGGATACGTTCCTGCCGCCCCGGCAGGACTCCGGATTCACAGCTGCTCAGGCAGCCGAGCCGACCATGGGGCCCCGGTTGAGCGGAAGCGACATCCGCGTCGCCCGGCACCGGGACGGCCACGAGCTGCTGCTCGCAACAGCGGTGTCCCCTCTGACCGGTAGTGGCACGGCGGCTCGCGTTCTCGTCGCGGCCGAGCTGGAGCATCTGCGGCTGTGGGAATCCGGGCTGGCTCTACTGGAGGGGCTCGCCACCCAGTCGCCCGTCGGTCTGGCCATCTACGACACCGACCTGCGCCTGACGTGGTGCAACGCCGCGTACGAACGGGAGATCGGACAGCCGTTCGCCGAGTTCCGCGGTATGCGGGCCGATGAGCTGTACTCCGAGGGCAGGTTTTTGACCGAGGGGTACCCGGACACTCTCGATGCGGTGATGCACTACGTAATCGACACCGGCGAACCGATCCTCGACCTCCACTTCCGTGGCCAGCCACCCAGCGAGCCCGGAACGGACCACCTCTGGTCATGCTCCTACTACCGGCTCCAGGACGCCGACGGGCACGTGTTCGGAGTATGCGAGGACGCATTCGACATCACCGATCGCTACGAGGCCCAGAAGCGGCTGGCTCTGCTCGTCGAGGCCGGCCGCGGAATCGGCAACTCCCTGGACATGATCGTCACCGCTGAGGAGGTCACGGATGTGGCGGTGCCGGGATTCGCGAGCACTGTCACAGTCGACCTTGCGAGGGAGGTCCGGGAAGGCGATGTGCTGGGCACCGGAGCCCCGGGAAGGACGGACCTCGTACGGGTCGCCTCCCGATCGGCCACGGCGAACGGCGGGGCGGGCGGTCCGGGGGAGTCGCGTCCGCCTTCTCCCGTCGATTACCCGCCAGGTTCACCCCAGTACCGCAGTCTCTCCTCGGGCGGACTCGTGCTCGTGGACGACACCCTGGTCGTGCCGTTGCGGGCCGGGGGCAACATGCTGGGACTCGTCACCTTCCATCGCGGCGCCCCGTCAGCCACCTTCGACAGTGGCGAGGTCGCGCTCGCCGACGAGCTGACCACTCGTACGGCGGTGTGCATCGACAACGCCCGACGCTTCACCCGTGAACGCACCGCCTCCATCGTCCTTCAGCGCCAACTGCTGCCGCAGCACCTGCCGCAGCCATCGGCGGTCGACCTGGCCCATCGCTACCTGCCCACGGACGACGTGACAGGAGTCGGCGGCGACTGGTTCGACGTCATCGCGCTCTCCGGTACCAGGGTCGGACTCGTCGTCGGTGACGTGGTCGGTCACGGCCTCCAGGCGGCGGCCACCATGGGACGGCTGCGCACGACCGTACGTGCGCTCGCCCAGCTGGACTTGGCCCCCGACGAGTTGCTCAAGCGACTCGACGATCTGGTGGGCCAGTCGGCGGAGGATCAGTCGGACGCCGCCGGCACGCCTGCCGACCCGCACATGGACGACGCCACCGGCGCCACCTGTCTCTACGCGGTCTACGATCCGGTCTCGCGACGATGCACCATGGCCCGGGCAGGGCACCTGCCGCCGGCGATCGTGGACCCCGACGGCCGCCTGTCCTTCCCGGACCTGCCGGCCGGCCCGCCGCTGGGGCTCGGCGGCCTGCCGTTCGAGTCCATGGAACTCGAGCTGCCGGTGGGCAGCCTGGTAGCCCTCTTCACCGATGGCCTGGTCGAAGCCCGCGACCGCGACATCGATCAGGGGCTGGACGTCCTGGGCCGAGTGCTCAGCGACCGCCGCGGGTCCCTGGAAGACGTCTGCGACCGGGCTGTGTCGGAGCTCCTGCCGGATGGCACGACAGCCGACGACACGGCACTGCTGCTCGTGCGTACCCGCGAACTCGATGCCGCGCAGGTCGCGGCCTGGGACCTGCCCGCCGAACCGGTCGCGGTTGGCCATGCCCGGGAGCTGGCTATCGGCAAGCTTCGCGAATGGGACCTGGAAGAGATGTCGTTCTCGACCGAGCTTGTCGTCAGTGAGCTGGTCACCAACGCGGTCAGGCACGCCGACGGGCCGCTGCTCCTGCGCCTCATCCGTGATCGCACGCTCGTATGCGAAGTCGCGGACACGGGCCACACCTCACCGCACCTCCGCCACAGTGCGGACGACGACGAAGGCGGGCGCGGACTGTTCATCGTCGCGCAACTGGTTCACAGATGGGGAACGCGCTACACAGAGTCCGGAAAGACCATCTGGACGGAACTGGCATTCCCGTCGGCGTGA
- a CDS encoding antibiotic biosynthesis monooxygenase, translating to MEDYFVWVTTRRIKPGTLEEFERAWRPGSTPHGLRRAYAYWSEDGQEITGVSFWDSREACDSWRTSDGEKQRRDAMAPYVVDEREGFYRGGELNVPGQ from the coding sequence ATGGAGGACTACTTCGTCTGGGTCACGACGCGCCGCATCAAGCCGGGCACTCTGGAGGAGTTCGAGAGGGCATGGCGACCGGGCTCGACTCCGCACGGCCTGCGCCGCGCCTACGCGTACTGGTCCGAGGACGGGCAGGAGATCACCGGGGTGTCGTTCTGGGACTCCCGGGAAGCGTGCGACTCCTGGCGGACCTCCGACGGGGAGAAGCAACGGCGTGATGCCATGGCCCCGTACGTCGTCGACGAGCGGGAAGGCTTCTACCGCGGCGGCGAACTCAACGTCCCCGGTCAGTGA
- a CDS encoding DUF5133 domain-containing protein: MLLPDKGRVRSLLIRFRELERRMLANPMHNDTRARFEDVAYTLCILMGQRTARDAVLQAERYLKAPTAQLARFSLRK; the protein is encoded by the coding sequence ATGCTGCTGCCGGACAAAGGCCGTGTTCGCAGTCTCCTCATCCGGTTCAGGGAACTGGAGCGCCGAATGCTTGCCAACCCGATGCACAACGACACCCGCGCTCGATTCGAAGACGTGGCGTACACCCTGTGCATCCTCATGGGGCAACGAACGGCACGCGATGCCGTCCTCCAGGCAGAGCGGTATCTCAAGGCTCCAACAGCACAGCTTGCCCGTTTCTCGCTGCGGAAATAG
- a CDS encoding nucleotidyltransferase family protein, with translation MTRTVPVKKYAQDTPGGGAPGLPPDRTQSILEATKQVAGRLKSGGYPFALAGSVAAYAHGVPASLQHDTDFCILREDAQAVTEALEADGIEVRIAPEDWLIKARSHGEEIDLILELAQQPVTRELLDRAETLPVDSVHMPVLSPTDLMGSLLHAFSEHHCDFGSVLPIARTLREKIDWDRLRREHQASPMPDAFLYLLERLDVIERREAMP, from the coding sequence ATGACGAGGACGGTACCCGTGAAGAAGTACGCACAGGACACCCCCGGTGGCGGGGCACCGGGACTGCCACCGGACCGCACCCAGAGCATCCTGGAGGCCACCAAGCAGGTGGCCGGCAGGCTCAAGAGCGGCGGGTATCCATTCGCTCTGGCCGGCAGTGTTGCCGCCTACGCGCACGGCGTGCCGGCCAGCCTCCAGCACGACACCGACTTCTGCATTCTGCGCGAGGACGCCCAAGCCGTGACCGAGGCGCTGGAGGCCGACGGTATCGAGGTGCGCATCGCGCCCGAGGACTGGCTGATCAAGGCCAGGAGCCACGGTGAGGAGATCGACCTCATCCTCGAACTGGCGCAGCAGCCCGTGACCAGAGAGCTGCTCGACCGGGCGGAGACCCTGCCCGTGGACTCCGTACATATGCCGGTGCTGTCCCCGACCGACCTGATGGGCAGCCTGCTCCATGCCTTCTCGGAGCACCACTGCGACTTCGGGTCTGTACTGCCCATCGCCAGGACACTCCGGGAAAAGATCGACTGGGACCGCCTACGCCGAGAACACCAGGCTTCGCCCATGCCCGACGCCTTCCTCTACCTCCTCGAGCGTCTGGACGTCATCGAACGACGGGAGGCAATGCCATGA
- a CDS encoding metallophosphoesterase — translation MIRVAAVGDIHLGPDSAGVLRPAFETLSECADLLLLAGDLTRHGTADEAEVVAREVAALDVPVVAVLGNHDYHSDQQAEVTDVLAGAGVTVLEGEGTILDIGGVLVGVAGTKGFGGGFAGRSGDEFGEPEMKAFIRYTRRCADGLRDALDGLRERGCAVRIALTHFAPVPDTLAGEPLEIFPFLGSYLLAEAVDEAGADLAVHGHAHMGKEHGMTSGGVRVRNVAQPVIGRAFAIYQLPVDAQGNRSRRPFDSGRGTSR, via the coding sequence GTGATCCGTGTAGCAGCGGTCGGCGACATCCACCTGGGGCCGGACAGCGCGGGGGTGCTTCGGCCCGCCTTCGAGACCCTGAGCGAGTGCGCGGACCTGCTGCTGCTCGCCGGTGATCTGACGCGGCACGGCACGGCGGACGAGGCCGAGGTAGTCGCGAGGGAGGTGGCCGCACTGGACGTGCCGGTCGTGGCGGTCCTGGGTAACCACGACTATCACAGTGACCAGCAGGCCGAGGTGACGGACGTACTGGCCGGGGCTGGGGTGACCGTCCTCGAGGGCGAGGGAACGATCCTGGACATCGGCGGGGTACTGGTCGGCGTCGCCGGAACCAAGGGCTTCGGCGGAGGATTCGCCGGACGCAGCGGCGACGAGTTCGGCGAACCGGAGATGAAGGCATTCATCCGCTACACCCGGCGCTGCGCGGACGGCCTGCGCGATGCCCTGGACGGGCTGAGGGAGCGCGGCTGTGCCGTACGGATCGCGTTGACGCACTTCGCACCCGTCCCGGACACCCTGGCGGGCGAGCCACTGGAGATCTTTCCCTTCCTGGGCAGCTACCTGCTGGCCGAGGCAGTGGATGAGGCCGGGGCCGACCTGGCTGTCCACGGCCATGCCCACATGGGCAAGGAACACGGCATGACCAGCGGCGGGGTACGGGTGCGCAATGTCGCCCAGCCGGTCATCGGCCGCGCGTTCGCCATCTACCAGCTGCCGGTGGACGCCCAAGGCAACAGGAGTCGCCGGCCGTTCGACTCAGGCCGCGGCACTTCGCGGTAG
- a CDS encoding plasmid stabilization protein, producing MPRGSSSKRERQYEHIKESAEERGESTKRAKEIAARTVNKERARAGESRTASKSSTQDMSSSKRGGQRSHSGSEGPTYDQLYAEAQRRNIQGRSSMNKSELKKSLGH from the coding sequence ATGCCGAGGGGCTCGAGTTCCAAACGAGAACGACAGTACGAACACATCAAGGAGAGCGCCGAGGAACGAGGCGAGAGCACGAAGCGAGCCAAGGAAATCGCCGCACGCACGGTCAACAAGGAACGTGCACGCGCTGGTGAGTCCCGTACGGCCAGCAAGAGCTCCACACAGGACATGTCGTCCTCGAAGCGTGGCGGGCAGCGTTCCCACAGTGGGTCCGAGGGTCCGACCTACGACCAGCTGTACGCGGAGGCTCAGCGCCGCAATATCCAGGGGCGCTCGTCCATGAACAAGTCCGAACTCAAAAAGTCCCTTGGCCACTGA